A stretch of the Acidilobus sp. 7A genome encodes the following:
- a CDS encoding cation transporter dimerization domain-containing protein gives MGREKDAETRRYVATVVLVALLASVLNTAGGLIFNSRLLIVNGLTCIANFLVAIANVYFYRRQLEPEDIDHPMGHAGYSLSASVTTLLVYAFVLGLGIDEVLNPSSYSVSGSAWIVPLVVALMYSASVLMSRRLSGGFLVYSNVTTSEIAESLVALVALPFAHAFSFEIDRAAAAGMLSYLAYQVAINSKGVIYKVTGPAPPPKVYSGLLNDVKSLGVKVKDLKLRSVGDNYVSGYIVVEVPPAESVKAAHELADRIESLALTKYNMRLVVHVEPEET, from the coding sequence ATGGGCAGGGAGAAGGACGCGGAAACGCGGAGGTATGTCGCAACCGTGGTACTTGTGGCTCTCCTGGCCTCTGTTCTCAATACTGCAGGAGGACTCATATTCAACAGCAGGCTCCTCATAGTTAATGGCCTCACGTGCATAGCCAACTTCCTTGTGGCTATTGCAAACGTTTATTTCTACAGGAGGCAGCTTGAACCTGAGGACATAGATCACCCGATGGGGCATGCCGGCTACTCGCTCAGCGCCTCAGTCACGACGCTCTTAGTGTACGCCTTCGTGCTTGGCCTTGGTATTGATGAGGTCCTCAACCCGTCCTCCTACTCAGTTTCAGGCAGCGCGTGGATAGTCCCGCTGGTGGTGGCGCTCATGTACAGCGCGAGCGTTCTGATGTCAAGGAGGCTAAGCGGCGGGTTCCTGGTTTACTCAAACGTGACGACGAGCGAGATAGCCGAGAGCCTTGTGGCACTCGTAGCCCTGCCCTTCGCTCATGCGTTCTCATTTGAGATAGACAGGGCAGCGGCCGCTGGGATGTTATCGTACCTGGCGTATCAGGTGGCCATCAATTCAAAGGGGGTCATATACAAGGTAACGGGCCCCGCCCCGCCTCCTAAAGTTTACAGTGGGCTACTGAATGATGTGAAGTCCTTAGGTGTCAAGGTTAAGGACCTTAAGCTCAGGAGCGTAGGCGATAACTATGTGTCTGGCTACATTGTTGTCGAGGTTCCGCCAGCGGAGAGCGTGAAGGCTGCCCACGAGCTTGCTGACAGAATAGAGAGCCTAGCGCTCACAAAATATAACATGAGGCTTGTCGTTCACGTTGAGCCCGAGGAGACTTAA
- a CDS encoding 50S ribosomal protein L24e: MPKEATCAFCGRPVEPGTGRMYITERGEIVWYCSSKCYKSAIKLRRNPRKLKWARPWTLRLLA; the protein is encoded by the coding sequence ATGCCAAAGGAGGCCACATGCGCGTTCTGCGGGAGGCCCGTAGAGCCCGGAACAGGAAGGATGTATATCACCGAGAGGGGCGAGATAGTCTGGTACTGCAGCAGCAAGTGTTACAAGAGCGCCATAAAGCTGAGGCGCAACCCAAGGAAGCTGAAGTGGGCCAGACCTTGGACTCTTAGGTTGTTGGCCTAA
- the rrp4 gene encoding exosome complex RNA-binding protein Rrp4, whose product MSQEEKASKKVLVLPGDKIEGLKQQSIYVFDYNGEKRAAVLGLVNFREEGTDFVPLKGFYFPSEGDIVIGLVMSHAAANWFLDINSPYQAVLSVQDFFGVKQGGQVPEDPFTYLKIGDYVKAKIVAFDRVRSPMLTVQDKGLGRITEGTVVTVRPVKVPRIIGKKGSMIETIKKASGCDLFVAVNGRVHITCQNDVLEEIVAEAINIIEEQSHTSGLTNRIKEFIEEERKVRGI is encoded by the coding sequence GTGAGCCAGGAGGAGAAGGCTTCAAAGAAAGTCCTGGTGCTCCCAGGCGACAAAATTGAGGGACTTAAGCAACAGAGCATCTACGTCTTTGACTACAACGGTGAGAAGAGGGCCGCTGTGTTGGGACTAGTGAACTTCAGGGAGGAAGGCACAGATTTCGTTCCGCTTAAGGGCTTCTACTTCCCCAGCGAGGGCGACATAGTTATAGGGCTTGTCATGTCACACGCGGCCGCCAACTGGTTCCTTGACATAAACTCCCCCTACCAGGCCGTGCTAAGTGTCCAGGACTTCTTTGGCGTAAAGCAGGGCGGGCAGGTGCCTGAGGACCCATTTACCTACCTCAAGATAGGTGACTATGTGAAGGCCAAGATCGTTGCATTTGACAGAGTCAGAAGCCCCATGCTGACGGTGCAGGACAAGGGGCTCGGGAGGATAACAGAGGGCACCGTTGTCACCGTCAGGCCTGTCAAGGTTCCAAGGATCATTGGAAAGAAGGGCTCAATGATCGAGACCATCAAGAAGGCCAGCGGCTGCGATCTCTTCGTCGCAGTCAATGGAAGGGTCCACATAACATGCCAGAATGACGTGCTAGAGGAGATAGTGGCTGAGGCTATCAATATTATTGAGGAACAGTCGCACACGTCAGGCCTCACGAACAGAATTAAAGAATTTATAGAGGAGGAGAGGAAGGTCAGAGGGATATGA
- the rrp41 gene encoding exosome complex exonuclease Rrp41, which translates to MHVRPAKFFDENGRRLDGRLPDEMRPVEMKVGVLRNADGSALVSYGKTKVLAAVYGPREPSQRYTVLPDRASLFVRYHMAPFSTEERKSPVPTRRETEISKVLREALEPVVITDLFPRTAIEVYIEVLQSDGGTRTASATAASLALADAGIPMRGLVAGVAVGKVDNVVVLDINEPEDNFGEADMPVVAAPDLGLITLFQLNGVMTAEDVQRGLDMALKAISEVVEKEKQTLRSSVEEVEVE; encoded by the coding sequence ATGCACGTAAGACCGGCCAAGTTCTTCGATGAGAACGGAAGGAGGCTGGACGGCAGGCTCCCAGATGAAATGAGGCCTGTCGAAATGAAGGTCGGCGTCTTAAGAAACGCTGATGGCTCAGCCCTAGTGTCGTACGGCAAGACGAAGGTACTAGCGGCAGTCTACGGTCCTAGGGAACCTTCACAGAGATACACTGTGCTGCCAGACAGAGCTTCCCTCTTTGTCAGGTACCATATGGCCCCCTTCTCGACAGAGGAGCGCAAGAGCCCGGTGCCAACAAGAAGAGAGACGGAGATATCAAAGGTTCTAAGGGAGGCCCTAGAGCCTGTCGTCATAACTGACCTCTTCCCACGCACCGCAATAGAGGTCTACATAGAGGTTCTCCAATCCGACGGGGGCACTAGGACTGCGAGCGCTACGGCAGCCTCACTAGCTCTAGCCGATGCCGGAATCCCGATGAGGGGTCTCGTGGCGGGGGTAGCCGTCGGCAAGGTAGATAACGTTGTCGTGTTAGACATCAACGAGCCTGAAGACAACTTTGGTGAAGCTGACATGCCGGTCGTGGCTGCGCCTGACCTAGGCCTCATAACGCTCTTTCAGCTTAACGGCGTTATGACAGCTGAGGATGTTCAGAGGGGTCTTGATATGGCACTCAAAGCTATAAGTGAGGTTGTTGAAAAGGAGAAGCAGACGCTGAGAAGCTCTGTGGAGGAGGTAGAGGTAGAGTGA
- the rrp42 gene encoding exosome complex protein Rrp42, with product MSYTPYRVPVLSKIRSRNLISLYKKGIRSDQRDFMTPRNISVQLGVIDKADGSAWVRLGNTQVLVGIKLEVGTPYRDTPNEGVLQVNSELAPVASPTFEPGPPDENAIELSRVIDRSLRDPKAVDLGSLIIRPGERAWVLWIDVYVLDYDGNYFDASMLGVLAALMNTKVPDYEETESGEIIIDRTKGSPLKLNRRVVLVTSAKIGDIILIDPNLDEELLADSRMVLAFDEQGTVVGMQKTGLGGYTRDELMKIIDMSRKVSQVYFKLLDQALQNAGSQQR from the coding sequence GTGAGCTACACGCCATACAGGGTGCCAGTGCTGTCCAAAATAAGGAGCAGGAACCTCATAAGCCTCTACAAGAAGGGCATAAGGAGCGACCAGCGCGACTTCATGACGCCAAGGAACATCTCAGTGCAGCTAGGCGTTATAGACAAGGCTGACGGCTCTGCGTGGGTCAGGCTAGGAAACACTCAGGTGCTCGTCGGCATCAAACTTGAGGTCGGTACTCCCTATAGGGACACTCCCAATGAGGGCGTCCTCCAGGTTAACTCTGAGCTCGCACCAGTGGCCTCGCCTACCTTCGAGCCGGGGCCGCCGGATGAGAACGCCATAGAGCTGTCAAGGGTTATTGATAGGAGCCTCAGAGATCCCAAGGCTGTCGACCTAGGCTCGCTAATAATAAGGCCTGGCGAGAGAGCGTGGGTGCTGTGGATAGATGTCTACGTGCTGGACTATGACGGCAATTACTTTGACGCAAGCATGCTTGGAGTGTTGGCAGCGCTCATGAACACTAAGGTTCCAGATTATGAGGAGACGGAGTCGGGCGAGATAATAATAGATAGAACCAAGGGCTCGCCGCTTAAGCTCAACAGGCGCGTGGTGCTCGTCACAAGTGCCAAGATCGGCGATATTATACTGATAGATCCTAACCTTGACGAGGAGCTGCTTGCTGACAGCAGAATGGTCTTAGCGTTCGACGAGCAGGGAACCGTAGTTGGGATGCAGAAGACGGGCCTCGGGGGCTACACTAGGGATGAGCTGATGAAGATAATAGACATGTCGAGGAAGGTTTCGCAAGTTTACTTTAAATTGCTGGACCAAGCACTCCAGAACGCCGGAAGCCAGCAGAGGTGA
- a CDS encoding cytochrome ubiquinol oxidase subunit I produces the protein MFYSSVFWLAFNFGIHIVMVNLVIGLAVLVPLLKYLGMKRNDQLTVNMARRLMKYYAVTYGVAGVFGTAFTVFLFSYYPFMTLFIGTVNIVPFAIAIAMVALNFFSLIAYWYGWDRWSPRTHNFIGFLMGASALLIPFGFRQVFAFLNEPVGLRFTPTGSVTLNVAQAYANPTFWPLYISSIVGALTATMIAIMAGFAIAYVRNPEAERSYFEAAVRKFFIPSLVGLLLMVPLMFSYLMSLTGVPYKFNNIMVGFGVTIGGDASYNFTWIFVLHLALVAIQFIALLYIAYAAFKGNLVTRSTALWSIVGGASALGTIEAGEMLNAFAQFPNFIASLNATQALSYPKPWNVILTNYNNLTNYNTLAAASFGQFFTSFMMAVMIIVTIAFIYVVFFKRSR, from the coding sequence ATGTTCTACAGCTCTGTGTTCTGGCTTGCCTTCAACTTTGGCATCCACATAGTCATGGTAAACCTTGTCATAGGGCTCGCGGTGCTCGTACCGCTGCTCAAGTACCTTGGCATGAAACGCAACGACCAGCTGACAGTTAACATGGCCAGGAGACTGATGAAGTACTACGCTGTGACCTATGGTGTAGCTGGCGTGTTCGGCACAGCTTTCACGGTCTTCCTGTTCTCATACTACCCCTTCATGACGCTCTTCATAGGCACTGTTAACATAGTGCCCTTCGCAATAGCAATAGCAATGGTGGCCCTGAACTTCTTCAGCCTCATAGCCTACTGGTACGGCTGGGATAGGTGGAGCCCGAGGACGCACAACTTTATAGGCTTTCTCATGGGGGCCTCAGCGCTCCTCATACCGTTCGGCTTCAGGCAGGTCTTCGCGTTCCTTAATGAGCCTGTAGGACTGCGCTTCACGCCAACAGGTAGCGTCACCCTTAACGTGGCTCAGGCCTACGCAAACCCCACGTTCTGGCCCCTCTACATCTCCAGCATAGTTGGCGCTCTGACAGCCACTATGATCGCAATAATGGCTGGCTTTGCAATAGCCTACGTGAGGAACCCTGAGGCTGAGAGGAGCTACTTTGAGGCGGCTGTCAGGAAGTTCTTCATACCGTCGCTCGTGGGCCTGCTACTCATGGTACCCCTGATGTTCTCCTACCTCATGTCACTCACTGGCGTGCCCTACAAGTTCAACAACATAATGGTCGGGTTCGGCGTCACAATAGGAGGCGACGCATCATATAACTTCACGTGGATATTTGTGCTGCACCTGGCCCTCGTGGCAATCCAGTTCATAGCGCTGCTCTACATAGCCTACGCCGCGTTCAAGGGCAACCTGGTGACCAGGTCAACAGCCCTGTGGTCAATAGTAGGCGGGGCCTCAGCCCTTGGAACCATAGAGGCTGGTGAGATGTTGAATGCCTTTGCTCAGTTCCCCAACTTCATAGCGTCGCTTAATGCAACGCAGGCGCTTTCATATCCTAAGCCATGGAACGTAATATTGACTAATTACAACAACCTCACCAACTACAATACGCTGGCAGCTGCATCGTTTGGCCAGTTCTTCACAAGCTTCATGATGGCTGTAATGATCATAGTTACGATAGCGTTCATCTATGTGGTCTTCTTCAAGAGGTCCCGCTGA
- a CDS encoding cytochrome ubiquinol oxidase subunit I produces MSGLNVWQQLVSYGDWSTRAMSIVGIGMHWGILQYVLGLPFMAFIAELIYFKTKDPDWMRIAKVLVKGTAIVFAVGAATGTLVEFGLITVWPRVLTAVGKWLYFPMYAEVFAFIMEVLVIYMLWYGWDRLSPKARLVLTFFAFVGPWYSGAMIVGANAYMQVPTGLMPDYNATTGQWLYAEGYPKLILAIPNNIASLLNITTLQSLHVQIMDATSNAVIAAVPITIVDRLVYESFAGYTLNQSILKLVLKQGALSDPGLAAVPVLNVLNSIMDATVEHYNIYLYLFKSPDFAPSVMHSIGAGLTVSGFTAMAGFGTRLMKVKDRRYKEYLLKAFKFSVIFSLIIIIYQGLVAGHEMGVTVAHYQPEKFAAFEGLGVPGFTSIAEIFHTEPIEKLLAYGTLSAHLPNYGELMKYYSGWGNLSSTLGVPGTSTYLPPLIVDYAYYAMVILGIALGLYALILTGYIAAHRADRIHKFWMYLLVPAAVLAQLASYMGWAAREMGRLPWVVYGVMTLSDTVTVNQPPAWGEALFSLFYLVIGAALIYAVYKFLWVPGRREVLDEVSY; encoded by the coding sequence GTGTCTGGCCTCAATGTGTGGCAGCAGCTTGTCAGTTATGGGGACTGGAGCACCAGGGCCATGTCAATTGTTGGCATAGGCATGCACTGGGGGATCCTACAGTACGTCCTGGGGCTGCCCTTCATGGCCTTCATAGCTGAGCTCATATACTTCAAGACCAAGGACCCTGACTGGATGAGGATAGCTAAGGTCCTCGTGAAGGGCACTGCAATAGTGTTTGCAGTTGGCGCCGCCACTGGCACGCTTGTGGAGTTCGGCCTCATAACTGTCTGGCCGAGAGTCCTGACGGCCGTTGGCAAGTGGCTGTACTTCCCAATGTACGCGGAGGTATTCGCGTTCATAATGGAGGTCCTCGTAATCTACATGCTCTGGTACGGCTGGGACAGGCTGTCGCCCAAGGCGAGGCTTGTGCTTACGTTCTTCGCCTTCGTGGGCCCCTGGTACTCTGGCGCCATGATAGTAGGTGCCAACGCTTATATGCAGGTGCCCACAGGACTCATGCCTGACTACAACGCGACGACAGGTCAGTGGCTCTACGCCGAGGGCTACCCCAAGCTAATCCTAGCAATACCAAATAACATAGCCTCGCTCCTCAACATAACGACCCTGCAGTCCCTCCACGTGCAGATAATGGATGCCACTAGCAACGCGGTAATAGCCGCCGTGCCCATAACGATAGTTGACAGGCTCGTCTATGAGTCATTCGCAGGGTACACATTAAACCAGAGCATACTGAAGTTGGTGCTGAAGCAGGGCGCGCTTAGCGACCCAGGCCTAGCGGCCGTGCCCGTGTTAAACGTCTTAAACTCCATAATGGATGCCACGGTAGAGCACTATAACATTTACCTTTACCTATTCAAGAGTCCTGACTTCGCCCCCTCAGTAATGCACTCTATAGGGGCCGGCCTGACGGTGTCCGGGTTTACAGCAATGGCCGGCTTTGGCACGAGACTGATGAAGGTCAAGGACAGAAGGTACAAGGAGTACCTGCTCAAGGCGTTCAAGTTCTCAGTGATATTCTCACTCATAATCATAATATACCAGGGCCTCGTAGCTGGCCATGAGATGGGCGTCACGGTCGCCCACTATCAGCCTGAGAAGTTCGCCGCCTTTGAGGGCCTCGGCGTCCCAGGCTTCACGTCGATTGCTGAAATATTTCACACGGAGCCCATAGAGAAGCTGCTGGCATATGGCACCCTGAGCGCCCACCTGCCCAATTACGGCGAGCTTATGAAATATTACAGCGGCTGGGGCAACCTCTCATCTACGCTGGGGGTACCGGGCACCTCTACATACCTGCCGCCGCTTATAGTCGACTACGCCTACTACGCCATGGTGATACTTGGCATCGCCCTAGGCCTCTACGCGCTTATACTGACGGGATACATAGCGGCCCACAGGGCCGACAGGATACATAAGTTCTGGATGTACCTGCTGGTGCCAGCCGCCGTGCTGGCTCAGCTTGCAAGCTACATGGGTTGGGCCGCGAGGGAGATGGGGAGGCTACCCTGGGTTGTCTACGGAGTTATGACCCTCAGCGACACCGTAACGGTTAACCAGCCGCCTGCCTGGGGTGAGGCTCTGTTCAGCCTCTTCTACCTGGTAATTGGGGCTGCGCTGATCTACGCAGTCTACAAGTTCCTATGGGTGCCAGGCAGAAGGGAGGTCCTCGACGAGGTGAGTTATTGA
- a CDS encoding 50S ribosomal protein L37ae, whose protein sequence is MYSHTKNVGITGRYGARYGSTLRKRVKAVLEKRYQEHRCPFCGSVGTVKRLSVGVWTCTKCGRSWAGGAYVPRTELATYLPPYFSTSEM, encoded by the coding sequence GTGTACAGCCACACAAAGAACGTTGGTATAACTGGCAGGTACGGCGCCAGGTATGGCTCCACGCTGAGGAAGAGAGTCAAGGCTGTGCTTGAAAAGAGGTACCAGGAACACAGGTGCCCATTCTGCGGCAGCGTGGGCACTGTTAAGAGGCTGTCAGTAGGCGTCTGGACCTGCACCAAGTGTGGCAGGAGCTGGGCAGGAGGCGCGTATGTGCCCCGTACGGAGCTGGCCACGTACCTCCCGCCCTACTTCTCAACATCAGAGATGTGA
- the psmA gene encoding archaeal proteasome endopeptidase complex subunit alpha: protein MAMAAPPSAYDRAITIFSPDGELYQVRYAFEAVRKGWTSLGILTDSGVVLAAEKRKMTPLLDLNGIEKIYKVDDHIGVTFAGMGSDGRVLIDYARLIAVRHRLTYGEAPTTEYVAKSVADLKQLYTQHGGVRPFGVALVFGGVDADGAPKLLRTEPGGQYFSYYAIAIGLGGDAANSYLEKTYRKDLSLDDAIKLAIVALFKGRIASSDEKKEDLASSFDEYTEIAYIDTKERTFKKVSRDVIKDLVKSSKNEMLQS from the coding sequence ATGGCAATGGCCGCACCGCCTTCGGCTTACGATCGCGCCATAACTATATTCTCACCGGACGGCGAGCTGTACCAGGTGAGGTACGCTTTTGAAGCGGTCAGAAAGGGCTGGACAAGCCTTGGAATTCTCACTGACAGCGGCGTTGTGCTAGCCGCCGAGAAGAGGAAGATGACGCCGCTACTTGACTTAAACGGCATAGAGAAGATCTATAAGGTCGATGATCATATAGGGGTCACATTCGCCGGCATGGGCAGTGACGGAAGGGTCCTCATAGACTATGCCAGGTTAATAGCCGTGAGGCACAGGTTGACCTACGGCGAGGCGCCAACTACAGAGTATGTGGCCAAGTCGGTAGCTGACCTTAAGCAGCTCTACACCCAGCACGGAGGTGTTAGGCCCTTCGGCGTCGCGCTGGTCTTTGGCGGGGTGGACGCTGACGGCGCGCCTAAGCTCTTAAGGACGGAGCCTGGAGGCCAATACTTCAGCTACTACGCCATAGCAATAGGTCTCGGAGGCGACGCCGCCAACAGCTACTTAGAGAAAACTTATAGGAAGGACCTAAGCTTAGACGATGCCATCAAGCTAGCCATAGTGGCGCTCTTTAAGGGAAGAATAGCGTCGTCCGATGAGAAGAAGGAGGATCTGGCCAGCAGCTTTGATGAGTACACAGAGATAGCCTACATAGATACCAAGGAGAGGACCTTCAAGAAGGTGAGCCGTGACGTCATAAAGGATCTAGTGAAGTCCAGCAAGAACGAGATGCTGCAGTCGTGA
- a CDS encoding ribosome assembly factor SBDS: protein MPKRQEYVIAWIDLKGQHFEILVKPDEAFKFKEGEKVSISDVLWSDTIYKDVRRGLKASPDAIRKAFGTDDINAIAERILKEGQIQITEEERRRIIEMKRRQIITYIARNAVDPKSGSPIPEQRIENLFEELRIGVDPFKPVEQQALEAIKRLAMVIPIKVARALIEVTIPPEYAGRAVGEVKRLGDVKRTTWLDDGSLKVELEIPAGMQLEVIDKIQGLARGQAQVNVKVSSQ from the coding sequence TTGCCTAAAAGACAGGAGTATGTGATAGCGTGGATAGACCTGAAGGGTCAGCACTTTGAAATACTAGTCAAGCCTGACGAGGCCTTTAAGTTCAAGGAGGGCGAGAAGGTCTCCATCTCCGACGTGCTGTGGTCTGACACCATCTATAAGGACGTGAGGAGGGGCCTGAAGGCGAGCCCTGACGCGATAAGGAAGGCCTTTGGAACAGACGACATTAACGCCATAGCTGAGCGCATACTCAAGGAGGGCCAGATACAGATAACTGAGGAGGAGCGCAGGAGGATCATAGAGATGAAGAGGAGACAGATCATAACCTACATAGCTAGAAACGCCGTAGACCCAAAGAGCGGCTCCCCAATACCTGAGCAAAGGATAGAGAACCTCTTTGAGGAGCTTAGGATAGGAGTCGACCCCTTCAAGCCCGTTGAACAGCAGGCCCTGGAAGCCATTAAGAGGTTAGCCATGGTGATACCAATAAAGGTTGCCAGGGCCCTTATAGAGGTCACGATACCCCCTGAGTACGCTGGAAGGGCTGTTGGCGAGGTAAAGAGGCTCGGGGACGTTAAGAGGACTACGTGGCTTGACGACGGGAGCCTTAAGGTGGAGCTTGAGATTCCCGCGGGCATGCAGCTCGAGGTTATAGATAAAATACAGGGACTTGCAAGGGGACAGGCCCAGGTGAACGTCAAGGTGAGCTCGCAGTGA